In Thunnus albacares chromosome 1, fThuAlb1.1, whole genome shotgun sequence, the DNA window AACTTTGACTGCTCTAACTCCAATTTAAGTTTCTCAGTGTTGTGCTGCATTTTCTCCAACTCAAGCTTCTCTGCCTGCCAAAGTTTCTCTAACTCAAGCTTCTCCCCATCCATGTGTCTCTGTGACTTCTCCTGCTCAAACTTCCAGGCTAACAGTTCCTTGTGCTGCTCAAAAGTCAAAccagctgtctgcacacctGCTGGGGGCAGACACCAGCACAGGCGATGGCTCCGCTGCGGCCACACAACGCTCACTTTTATGTAACACCTCATTCAAACAGTTACAACAAAACCACTTTTCTAATCTCATCTTTACGACTTTTCTCTGCAACAATGCCACAATGGTCAGCTGTCTCCACTAACTGATCCTTTTTACAGCCATTCACAAATGCCACTGAAAAAACTCTGACAAGGATGCCATAATTACAAATACGGatacagaaaacaatgtgttCACTGCCATACAGGCACTAGGGCCCTTGACAGAATTTCCTCATAACTGCCTAGCCAAAACTTGCTAAAACTCAACCCTAGTTTTCGTGTGGTACTTGTGGTGGGTACTTCCGCACAGCATtgactgtaataataataattatattcaGGCAATGACTATAGCCTGACAGCCCGGTGGAGCAACCATCAAATGGGGACCCACCTGCAGCTGCGGATGTGCCCCTGAGACAGCTGCTCTAGCCACTTTACCTTTGTGTATGGGTGCGAAAAGCAAAATAATCAACTAAATAGCATAACAAACCAAATTACAAGCAGGTGTCTGGaagggagagcagagagaaataaTGACTACTACTATTAGAGAAATAGACTGGAAACAACCTGAAGGTTTCAGAGTCTAACCAGTGTGCTTCcttaaatgtttctttctgtcttgcACAAGGACGCCTCTTGATATAAGAACATAATGGAAAGTTACAGCGAAAGAATGTTAAAGCACAAAGCAAAGTGGTTACCTGCACTTTAATATAGCTTTTGCTATTGTGAACTGTTGACCAAAGACTTTTAGGTGTCCTGATACGTGATTCAAAGTACATTTGACAACTAATCAGAAACTGCTATTAGTCATGGTATAATCAGCTTTCCATTGTGATTGGTCAGGTATTCTACAGTTCACCTAAGTTCAGTTAGTTTAAAGTCCCATGACATTGTATCATTACATTGGGGACATCAGACAGTGAGGGATGagtcttaaaggataagttcagaatttttcaagtctgtcctaaaataATAGTCTGGTGCCCAAATTAGCAAATTTGGAGGGAACTtcctaatggtcagtatgaacaggaggagtgattacAATGCTCATATGTGCAcctgttttaagatagacttgaaaatgTATGAACCTATCCTTCAAGCATAAACCAATGGGCTATGAGTTATGGAGCATGATTTGAAAAGATGGCCAGAAAGGTGTTGACTTTAGGTCACTTCAGATGAGGCACTGTTTTTCAGGATGTAGCAGTTTTTACTGTTGTCTCTGAAAGTGAATATGAGCATTATCCTTATTCATTGTTGTTTGATCCCAAAGACCCATGTCTTCCTCCTGAACTGGTGTGCCTGGTTCCTGCGCATGAAGCGCCCGGGTGAAGAGCGGGTGCGTCCAGCCTGCCACAACAATGTTCCACGGAGCAGCCTGACCAGCATGGAACTCAATGTTAACGCCTCAGCCCCCCAATCCACCAACAGCAACATGCTCTATGTTGGCAGCCGTGGCCTGGAGAGCATTCACCACACCACAGCTGCCCCCTCGCCTGACTCTGGGATCCTCTGTGGACAGCTTATTGGACGAGGAGGTGAGGATGAGGTTCTCCTCCCTACAGGTCAGAGCTCCTCAGTGGGCAACGTGGAACCAGAGCTGGCCAAGATCTTAGATGAAGTGCGCTATATTGCCAAACACTTCCGTAACCAAGATGAGTACAAGTCGGTGCGCAATGAGTGGAAATTTGCTGCAGCTGTTATTGACCGGCTCTGTCTCATGGCTTTCTCACTCTTCACTATCCTCTGCACCATCGGGATTCTTATGTCAGCACCAAACTTTGTTGAGGCCATTTCCAAGGACTTTTTTGGTTGAGGACttgatcagaaaaaaatgcttcaatgaaaaaaaaaagcttatacCAATCACTTTTATCACAGAGTAACCATTTGTAAACTAATTAGGCAGCAATTTGGACACACTTAAGTCTGCTAATGTGAATGAGATTCATCACCAAATATTTAACCTTACTAAAGTCTAATTGGCTATTAATTCAGGCAAAATGTATGTAAAGCATAAATACTGTAATTGAATCTATGCCTTACATTTTATAGTGAAAATGACcagcttttgcctttttatATGACACAGACTGATGtactaaaactgtaaaacatctAAATATGATCTCTATGTACTGTTTTAACATGATTCTGTAAAATGCTTATACTacaaagtgttgttttaagtGGTGTAATTTGTTAACAAAGAATGTAACTGTTGTTTATGTTACATgtgtattattgtttattacaGTGTATCTATGAAAAGATTCTCACTAAAATCTATGCTATATATGAAACATTGCAGCCATAGTATCTTGtattgaaatgtatttgttgtatcACATTATTACTCATATATTCAAAACAATTAAGTGATGTTGTTCATTGCATTTCTATTGATACAAATTATTGTTGATTAGTGTCATAAGCATAAACAAATACCTCAGTTTGACAATGTTCTCACTTGCTCTGActcattgtttcttttttatttttattgtaacatttttcttAAAGGTAATAATTAAAGGTCAAAATCTTTTCATGTcagttaatttttatttattttgtttttgctcttgtCCAGTCAACAATTGTACTGTAATGtctcaaaaataaatgtattttttgtatttggaAATGGGACcgaatatgaaaaatgttttctttttatagagcactgtgtttttatgctAGTTTTTTACAATCATACTGCAGCTCCCTCCGCATTTTCCTATTTTGATGGCAAATGATAACCTCGACCCTTAAGTGCATTTCAGTTTGCTATCAAATTGAAACAGACAACAGAAGTAAAACAGACTGACACAGCAAGCCTTTTGAGAGCCAGCCAGTAAAATCCCAAAGCTCTTCTGGGCAGCTAAAACATAGATATAATATATAGATAGACAGATATAATACAGCATAGTGTGAAGAATAATGAGTCATCAGTGACATCTAACTTGTCAAAAGTATTGTGCCTTAAGACAAGAATAAAAAATTACATAGAACAAGTTCCTGAAAATTCAGAACCATTTGATTTAATGTCTTAATCAAAACTTGACTTAATTACTAGTTCACTGATGACTGGTTTAATTCCACTGCCAGTGAATAACAAccaattaaaaaaaggaaaataaaatgttttccagTTGAGTCAAGAATGTATGTGTGATTTACAGTGGTTAATTTTGGAGTGAATGTCATGAATGTCATAGTTATACACAAGatattgtgaaaaatgcttgCTGGCAGTATTCCTTACCCTTCCCAAACTTCAATGCAATTTATAGTTTGTGTGTTGTAGACCAATTCTTTAACTAATACTCAGGTAAAGTGCAAGTAAGTTAAATGAGTGTACTCTAGTGAAGCTAGACATGGCTACTTGATTAAATGTACTTCACTGGTATCTAGGGTGGTAgcagtattcagatcctttacttaaataaaagtaccaatacagcaatgtaaaaatactccattacatgaAAAATTcttcttaagtaaaagtacattattaGCGTAAAATGTAGTTGCAGTAAAAGTAGGGGTTTGGTCCtgattgatatattattatatatgacatcattagattattaatactaaagcatcagtgtgtaagcagcatgttactgttgtagctgctggaggtggagctagtttcaactactttatatacagttagctagtttaggccagtggttcccaacatatGGGTCAGGCCCCTCTAAAGGgacaccagataaatctgagcgGTCGTCaaatgattaatgggagaggaaagaagaagaaacaaagttcTAATatacaaatctgtttttagtttttggactttttctctaatctctgatttttggtgaaatattggatcatttgaacatttattgaaatgaaaccatgtgagtagtttagagggaaaaatcactatttggtggagctgttaacaactcatagacatctgaaatgtgaccccgactacactgctttttgtaagatatgaaaagccaaaaaaggttggaaaccactggtttcatcttaaacaatttgttgtcttttaaaagcttgttatattgtgtatattgtgtcaaatcttcatctgaaaagcaactaaagctgtcaaataaatgtagtggggtagaaaatacaatatttccctctgaaatgtagtggagtggaagtataaagtagcatcaaatggaaatattcaagtaaagtacaagtacctcgaATTTGTACTTAAGTTCAGTACTTAAATAAGTGTACCTAAGTACTTACGTGCAAAAAGGAATCCGTTCATGATGTCTGTCGCGTAGCAACAGTTTAGTCAAAAAATATAACCTCACAATGGAGGGAAAATAAAGTCACTGTAAAGTTTCAACATCAAGTATATCTCAAGGCTTTCACTGTGTTACTAAACTGCCACCTAGTGACTGAGTTTAATAAGCTCAGTTCATCGCACCAAACTAAACAGCCAGTAATAGAGGGATCTAGTCGCAGTGATTTGAAAAGTCTGAGACTATCCAAAGATTAAAAAAGTTCTCCAATGCACCGTGACAAAATAACGGCACCATCCGTGTGATTATAGTTTAATTCGGCGCTGGTTTGAAGGAGTATAAATTGGGTGGAACCATAATCCAACACCACTGGTTTTGTCAGGATGACATTCAAGTGTGCTCTCGCGAGATTTGTAAGGAAGTCTTAACTTTtccacgtttcaagtgattattttaaccaaaaccacgatatttccctaaccctaaccaagtgttttctGTGCCTAGACCTAAAGAGACCTTAATCACGAGTTAACACACCATAAAACAGTGAGACAAGAATATTTAAGCGGCTCGCGAGAGTTTCGCAAATTACATGTAACGTCTACTTGTTATGTGCACCCTTGTTATGTCGCCGACTCGAAACGCATTCATGCTATGAGTTTGGATTTAACACGCCACCGGCATCTTTGGTTTGAGTTTAAAGTCTTACAGTTGTTGAAATGTCGGACGCTTTATTGCAGTGGTGTGTGGACCAGTTACACCACAAGTTTGGACTGGAGGCATGTGAAGACATCGTCCAGTAAGTGACATTAACTCTGCTAGTTAAATATGAACGGTCTGCCAACAAGCTAGCGTTAACACGAGATAAAAAAGCTAGCAGGTAGTACTGTGAAAAATAcgtagaaataaaacatgtttaaatgtttcagagtgattaaataaaatgtgttctgtCTGTGTATCAAAATGTCATCCATTATGGACGTGTTACGCTTTGATACAGCTAAAAAATGTAATAGGAGTAAGTAGACAGTTTGATGGGTGTAGCTATTTATTTGCAAACTACTTATGTTAATAACATTGTTATGCAATAACATGTCAAATAACTTAAATAGCAGCCCATGTAATGTCACTCTAATAGCACATTTACTTTAAACAAGAAGGACGAAACCAGACATGGTCTCCTGCAGGGGCATCAGAGAGGAAACCACTGGAccctgctgttttctttttcacatgCCGCCATGTCACCTTTCTCTTCAGGTCCATGACACAGACACCatagtgttttctgtttctttgcaCACTGCCTTTTACCTCTGTTACAAGCCTTCcttacattgttttattgtatttctctAGAGGCAAAGTTTTGTTGCTTACTGATGCTCTGGGATGGACACCCCCATGAAAAATTGTTGTTCCTTCTCTAGATGTGCTCTCCAAAACTCAGAGTTTGGTTTTATGCACAGAACAACACAATCTTTGAGTGTCCAAACCACAAAATCACAGTAATTACTGTCTGtcacaaatatttttgtttggaCTTGTGTTTGATATTAGTGACCTTGTTTCATGGCAGAAGTTGCTGTCTTTGGCCAAACATGCGTCTTGTATGGAGTTATTTCTGTACTTGGAAGCACACTTAAATTCAATGCAACCTTTTCCACAGCAAGTGCACCTCACTGTGCCATAATGCTCCCACTTGAGGGAAAGCTGGGTGTATGAAAAACCCACATGTTGCAACCTCTTGGCTGTTGTGTTGCCCCTTTCGATATACTGTAGGTCTTCCTTGCCTCTTCTTCATGTGTTATGACCCAAGCGACATCAGCTGTGGTACATTTGCTATCCTTAGGATAGGAAACCTTTTTGACAGTTGACAGAGCTGGTGAGTGTGATCCTGCCTACTTTAGCGGCAAACCAAAATGACAATTTCTCCTGTTCTCATGTCCTCTTTTCAATCTGCTCAGCCTGATCCTCCAAAAcatcaacttgttttttttttttagcgccTGGTAATGCTATTCCAAAAGTGAGAAATCACATCCATCAAGCCTGGTGTCACGTAGGCAGAGAAGGGATTTCAGATTTGTCACACCTTGCACAGGATCTCTGAACTCTTTACAGTAATGTGGCAGCACATTCAGTATAACAGATTTGCCACCTGCTTATGCAGATCAGCGCAAAATCGTGTTAGATCCAGATGTGTCGGTGATGGTGCAGTGATCTTCTTCCTGGCACAAGTCCTCAAGCCAGTCCTGTTGTCAGTCTCACCATCCAGAAGACAGTTCAGGGATTCGGCAGCAGCAGAAGTGTAATCAATCTTATGGCCCACCTCAACATGCACTTTGTTCACATTTCTTCGAAGGATCCAGTATGCAGGTTTGTCTGTGACAGTCCTCATTTCCCTGCATAGTTGTTGTCACAGTTGTAATGTATTACAactatgagaattataatacGCTATTatccttgcaaaaaaaaaaacatctgagtgACCAGCAATTATGAAGTATTTATGATACTTGACtttataagtcattataaaatgctttataatgtgttatgattgttataaagcattatgaatatttatgagagCTTATAACATAATTATACAATGCTATAAGaagattataatgcattataagtAGGCctatgtttataatgcattatagacatgggTGTCGGTGTCATATAAAGTGTTATAATCACATAGCTGAATGTTTTTgaaagttttgtattttatttggtttaatAATTGGGCCAAAGAGAGGAGTTGCCACCTTACCTTTGCAAGTATGACTGTGCTCTCGCAGTTTGCCGGCTTGTGAGTTCATTAGTTTCTAGGGATTTATAACTTTTAAACTCATGCAAAGTGTATGCACTTAGTCCAAAAACAAGACAATGTACAATGTCCAGGTATGTGAGTGGAAGTAGCGCATTGGGGTCTGTAATGCAGTCTTGGGATGCCAAGTCATATGGATCTATGTCGTTGATCGTTCTTAGTTTGTCCAAATTCCGTTGCTTCACATTGTGATTCAATGTCTCTCGGTAGGGtcccctttcttcttctgttctcttctccatctcttcccTTCTCCATCAGCTATGACTGATTTAACAAACTGTTttgccaaacaaaacaaaaggtaaGCAGGTAACCACATTAGCACCAGCATGTGGTAAGAGCACGTTCCTCACAAGATGGTGCCCCTGTCCTAACATGAAATGTGGCGTGACATACCTTTACATTCCCTATTCCCCAACTGTGTGATTCCAGTACATCACACATCCTGGGTCATGTAACCTTTCAGCTgacataattattttaaatcagtGATGTCAGATTACAGTTGATAATTGACTTCTAATTATGACATATTAGGCAGGgtaactttaaaatacaaggacaAAATATTAAGCACACACACTGCTCGTTCCAAGTTTTTACAATATAGTTATTCTATGTAGTCATTGACAAAGTTTCAACCACAGGTAGTCTTCAGGTAAAGGTGAAAGTTTGAGCATACCTGTATAAATATACACTCTGTGATGAGATGTCACAATGTCAtcttcagacagacagatagatagatagatagatagatagatagatagatagatagattcattcattcataaaacaaagaaaatcaaagCCAGTTAAACAAAGAGTCAAGACCGTTACAGACAGCACTGGACACATAGAGAAGTGATGTGTATGACAAAACACAAGGCAATAAAAACTCCACAGAGCAAAAAAGAGTAAAGCAAAAAAGACCCAACAGCCAAcagtaataaataatcataaaggCCACTTAATGTCATTGAAAAGCTTCACCGCAGCAGGCCCAAAGGACCTTCTCAGTCTTCCTGTTGAGCTTTGGGGCATGAGCAGCCGTGCACTACAACAGCTGTTTAATCCACTAAAGAGATTATCTAGGGGGTGTTCTTCATATTTTAGGATGGTCCTCAACTTTGTTCTTGTTCTGTTGTCTATAAGAACCTCTAAGGAATCCGGAGGTGAGCCAGTGATAGAGCCTGCTTGTAATTAGATAACTGATGGACAAACTTTGAGGGCAGTCCAGTTTTTGTTGCTCAGGATTAGATCACACAATTCCTACAGGAATACAACAGTAaatgcatacacatacattaaattgattttaaagaaatatagatttttacacatgcaaacatgccaaaaaaaagggggaaccAACAATCAGTATGCacgtgttttctttttttcaacatcCAATTAAGAGATGCAACGATTATTTGCAAATGATAGAttagattaatcgattagttgatcgacagaaaatgaatcggcaactgttttgataatcgataaataattttcagtcatttttaagaaaagaattctcttgttccagcttcttaaatgagaatattttattgtcttttagtcctctatgacagtaaactgaatagctttgggttgtggactttTGGTCgggacattttaggttgcactTTGAGAAACAATGATTaacatttttaccattttattgtaaaaatctattttattttattttatagaccaaatgactaatcaattatttgagaaaataatagacaaattaatcaataatgaaaataatggttagttgtAGTCCTAATCCACTTTGCTAAGATAAATTAAATGGTAATTGTGTCATGTTGCTGTCTAGATACATTCTATCCATCGAAAAAGCTGAAGAGATCGAGGAGTACGTGGGAGACCTCCTTCAGGGCACAGATGGGAGAAAAAGGCACTTTATAGATGAGCTCCTCACCAGGTGGAAGAAGACTCAACGACAGGCCACAGATAACGCTGgtctttttcttctcaaagAATCAGTGTCACCAATAGGTAGGTGTCTGCCAttgactgtatttttatttagtttgcACATTAAATGCCAACCATTCACAACCAATTATGAAATGTCTTTCTTCTTACTGAGATGTCAAAAACTTCTCCCATATGTGCCATTCACAATATTTGTTGGAGCTAATTTGCTCTCATTTCCTAGATTCACAAGATATGACCAAAGATTCCCAGAAGAAGTCTAAACGCAAAGGCCGGAATAAGCAGGAGGTGATTACTGTAAGCCAAGCAGAACCAGAGCCAGAGACAGTCAAAACGCCCATTGATCTCATGAGGGTGAGTACACACAGGCTCTCTTATCACCTACTTTATGAAGCTAATTCTCATGGTTTGGGTGCAACAATGACACAatatatgatgatgatttgtaGATGACTCATTTCACAATTtgattatataatatattcagacggatgacaaattaaaggaaaaaccaacataaagtgtcttagtaaggtgcTTGGCCaccttttattgtatttatatctgCTGATGACATtgtgtaatgtatgtgtgtgtatgttaaaaCAACCTACCTATAGCCCATATAAAACCATGCCTTTTGACGGTCATTTACAAGGTGCCCACACGTGTAATTAGGGTAAACAGGCAAagctgtaaccatggtaacaacAATTGCGTGACAGGGTAACACAAACTCAGTGCTGCCTCAGCTTACATTAACTGCATCAGAAATATGCAACCCAAGCCACACTCTAGCCaccatgtgctgccagaacagcttcaatgtgccttGTCATCCTGGAAGTGActactcccatcaggatagaaatgctTCATCATAGGGTagaggtgatgactcagaacaactttgtattgatttacagtgacccttccctctaaggggacaagtggaccaaAACCAAGCTGGCAAAATGCCTCCCACAGCATAGCAGAACCACCGGATCCCCTAACTctaggggtcaagcattcagacctgtactgtTCTCTTAGTGTACGCCACACATGCACTCGCCCACTTGTCTAGAATATAGcgaaggatgactcatctgaccatatcacttttttccacTGCTCTGACCACTGCCTCTGCctatggtttttgcaccactgaactcttaaatgtgcattcatctttttaatgaggggtttatgcactgccaccctactataatatctctctctatgtaattgtcgacagactgttcttgctgacacagtctgatcacgtcctgcattgacattctgTCACCTGAGGAAGAtttgctctgctgtttttccttacatatcGCACTAATGCACGAGGATCATGGTCATCAAATGTGCGCTGTCGACCACAATTTCCAACCTTATTTACTGATTTCTTtcccatagatctaaatgcagatgtcactttagtccCTGTTCCTATTGAAACACTAGCCAGTTGATCActctttgtgactgaagctcctgccatctgtgccccaacaatgaaccctctttcTTGTCACTTATATCTATTCCTCttgccatcttgatacaaaatcagaatcaattGGGCCTGCTCggcatttttatacatgccacagagcatgattgaatgttaattgcttaattgtaccatgcagtgcacctgtgtggaaACATCGGCATtcgttatgtttctccactcttttattcaggttttttctttaatttgtcacctgtctgggtccaaaagtctgacaCCACATTGAATATCTCTAATCATCTCGAGTTGTATCCCTTCAACTGAAGCATGCGTTCAGATGACACTTAGGTGGATTTGATCTATTCATCAGAGGTTCGTTCAAGCAACTCAACTTGCAACCTATTATAAATATGGCTGTGCCTCAAATTTTCAGCAGACCGATGCTTACTAAGTAGCATTGTGATAGtgggaaacatggcatcagaACTAAGTGAAAGAGTCAGaaatcaaattattattctAAGCAAAGAGGGGCTTTCTCAGCATCAAATCATGACTAGACTAAAGGTTTCTAAGGGGGCAGTGCATGGAACTCTAAAAAgctttgcagaaactggatcagttgtATCCAAAGCACGATCAGGCAGTCCAAAAGTGACCAcaccatcagaagatcaatacatcaaGCTTAGTTCCCTAAGAGATAGAAAAGCAACttcatcacagatacagaatttGTTAAATGAAGAACGCAAGACTCCAATCAGCAAAAGAAGGTTGCCTTGTAGTGGTCTCAGAGGATGACTAGCAGTTTCTAAATCATTTCTCTAGAGGGCAAACAAGGCCAAACGCTTGGATGGGCTAAGAAATACTAGCATTTCACAGTGGATGACTGGAAAAAAGTCCAATTTACTGATGAATCCAAGTTTGAGATTTATGGCAGTAAcagaagggtgtgtgtgtaaggacacgaagaggagagagaatgataCAGCAGTGTATCAAACTGACAGTGAAACAGGGTGGTGGGAATATTCAAGTCTGGGGCTGTTTTGCCTACTCTGGAGTTGGACATCTGCAACAAATTGACTCCACCCTGACAAAGGACAAGTACCACTCTATTCTTCAGAGACAAGCTATACCCTCCGGTTTGCATTtttgtggagaaggattcatactgcagTAGCAAAATGACCCCAAATACTCCTCACagctttgcaagaactacttgaagatcaaagaagaccaaggagtACTTTCTTCCACTGACCCcaaccccattgaacatttATGAGGGCACTTGAAGACAAAGAAAGCCAAGCTTTCTGACATCACCAGAAGCTCTTTGGAACATTGTCAAGTCATGCTGGGATAACATGGGTCATCAGGTTTTGCACAAACTTGTGGAGTCCATGCCAGCTCGAGTGCATGCTGTCATTAAAGCAAAAGGGGGGCATACTGAATGCTAAGATATTCTGGTCTCACTCTGgacttttggaccccactgtatATTATGTGCTAATTTGCTAAGCTCATCTATTTCTATCCATTCATCTTGTCTTCTCTCTTCATTTCCTACTTTCACAGGCTCAAGAAAGCAGTAGTACTTCttcaacaaagaagaaaagtaaGTTTGTCAATCTCTATGCAAAAGAGGGACAGGACAGGCTGGCTATCGTACTCCCTGGTCGACATGGCTGTGACTGCCTTGCCCAAAAGCACAAACTTATCAACAACTGCATCAGCTGTGGTCGCATTGTGTGCGAGCAAGAGGGCTCCGGACCATGCCTCTTCTGTGGAAACCTGGTATGGGAGTGTTTTGAGtcctttttttaacatttcaatgtACTGCAAACCACACCATCTTTTATGTTTAGTATTCTTTaatcacagtttttttctgaatCAGGTCTGCaccagagaggagcaggagatcCTGCAACGAGACTCCAACAAAAGCCAGAAACTAAGAAAGAAGCTTATGGGAGGTGAGAGTCTAAACTAGTCAGAATTATAAAAAAtggaattaattaaaaatttaaGTGTGATAGCTGTATAAatctttccttttatttttgtgacaGACTGTGGAGAAAGGGATTATCTGCCTCATCAAGAGGCCAGGATGAAGGCTGGTTTGGACAAGGCTGtccaacacaaagaaaaactgttggaaTATGACAGAAATAGGTACCATCAATCACACAGTTCAATATTGAAATGTTTGAAGGAATAAAGAGCTTCACAAGAACAGCAGAGAATGTGCAACATCAACACTTTTACTGAAAAATGTGATTAGAAAGTAATTATGAAACCTGGTCATAACTTAGCTGTTTACTTTCATTACATCTCCAGTGTCAGGAGAACACAGGTTCTGGATGATGAGTCAGACTACTTTGCCACTGAATCCAATCAGTGGCTGTCACCCGCTGAGCGAGATAAGCTAAGGAAAAAGGAAGAGGAGCTAAGAGAACTTCGCCATGCATCTCGCAAAGACAGGAAGATCACATTAGACT includes these proteins:
- the trip4 gene encoding activating signal cointegrator 1 yields the protein MSDALLQWCVDQLHHKFGLEACEDIVQYILSIEKAEEIEEYVGDLLQGTDGRKRHFIDELLTRWKKTQRQATDNAGLFLLKESVSPIDSQDMTKDSQKKSKRKGRNKQEVITVSQAEPEPETVKTPIDLMRAQESSSTSSTKKKSKFVNLYAKEGQDRLAIVLPGRHGCDCLAQKHKLINNCISCGRIVCEQEGSGPCLFCGNLVCTREEQEILQRDSNKSQKLRKKLMGDCGERDYLPHQEARMKAGLDKAVQHKEKLLEYDRNSVRRTQVLDDESDYFATESNQWLSPAERDKLRKKEEELRELRHASRKDRKITLDFAGRQVIDEGNNLNEYYNKLDETLKAMNTDTTSKSPMYSERQGGRQTLGELVNPNIMQSAPEWVNVGGSENHKRNMEKGQSLAKDKGTEERSRLRLQDKELQEMSDGGWCLSMHQPWASLLVKGIKRVEGRTWYTSHRGRLWIAAAAKKPTPQEIAEVETMYRHIYRKEPRFPKDYPTGCLLGCVNVTDCLSQEQFRQQFPDTCEESASPFVFICTSPQELLVKFPMKGKHKIWKLESHYHQGAKKGLVPSAAE